The genomic DNA GGCGGGACGGGCCCGGCGCGAGGCCTCCGCCCAGGAGGCGCTGCGCGAGGGACCCGAGGCGTTCGTGCGCACGATGCTGCCCCGGCTGGTGGCGGCGGGTCCCGAGTCGGACGTGGGCCAAGAGGTGGCGGCGTTGATCCGGGCCGCGTCGCCCGAGGGCCTCGCGGCGGCCCAGCGCGGCATGGCGCTGCGCCCCGACAGCAAGGACATCCTCGCGCGCTACGCCGGCCCCGCCCTCATCGTGGTGGGCGAGAAGGACGCCATCACCCCGGTGGACAAGGCCCGGCAGATGGCGGACCTCATCTCCGGCGCCCGGCTGGAAATCATCCCGGACGCGGCACACCTGCCCAATCAGGAACAGCCCGACGCCTTCAACGCCGTGCTGGACCGGTTCCTCTCCGGGCTGTGACGGGACGCCTCCCCGGACTCACGGCGCGCAGGTGACGAGGGTGTTGCTCATGGTGCACGCGCCACACGTCTTGACCTGCACCAGCATGCCCATGCGGCACTCGAGCACGCCCTTGCCATCCGCCGTGCACAGGCCCCGGCCCTCGGCGCTCGCCGCGCAGGCATCGCCGCTGGCGTTGCCCCGCATGTCACAGCTCACCGAGCCCGAGGACTCCTCGCATCCCGAGGCCCCCCGGCACGGCACCGCGCGCCAGACCGAGTCCCGGCATTCGAGGGCCTCCTTGTCGGAGGAACAGGTATAGGAAGAGCCCTTGCAGGCCTCGCCCGCGTTGACGCCACAGGCGGACATCAGGAGGGAGCCGAGCAACGAGAACAGGACGCGGGAGCGGGTCATCACGGCGCGCGACGATTCCAGGCGCCGCGAGCCCGGTCAACCCGCGTCAATCGCCCAAGGTCTCTCTGAAGAACCTGCGGAAGTTTCCCCCGAGCACCCGCTCCACCCGCGCCTCCGGGTGGCGGCGCAGCAGCGCCTCGGTGAGCTTGGGCAGATCCGTCACGTCCTGGAAGCCCCTGGGCAGGGCGACCATGCCGTCATAGTCCGAGCCAATGCCCACCGCCTCCTCCCCCATCACCCCCAGGGCATGCTCGATATGGCGCACGACGTCGTCGATGGCGTCTCCGCCCAGGTACACGGGCGCGAGGATGATGCCCGCCACCCCACCCCGCTCGGCGATGCGGCGCAGCACCTCGTCCGTCAGGTTGCGCCAACCGCCCCCTTCCGCCCGGACTCCCGTATGCGAGGAGAAGTAGCGGGCCGTGGGGTGCGCGAGGATGTCCTCCAGCGTGCGCTCGGAGGCATGCGCCAGGTCCACGCTCATGCCCACGCGGGTCATCTCCTCGAGCACGGACCGGCCCAGGGGAGACAAGGGCCGGTTGCCCATCATCGGGAAGGACGAGCCCCCCGCCTCGTTGTTGGACAGGTGCGTGAGTCCCATGAACCGCACGCCCCGGGCGTGCAGCTCCGCCACGCGCTCCACCCGGCCCTCGATGGCATGCGCGCCCTCGACCCCGAGCACCGCGGACAGCCGGCCCTCGGCGAGGTTCTCCTCCAGCGCCCGCCCCGAGGACGTGATGCGCACCCGCCCCTCGGAGCGGCGGCAGAACTCCTCCAACCGGTCGATCTGCCACAGGGCACGGGTCCACTCGTTGGCACGGGCCTCCGGGGGCCAGCCCCGCATCGTGGCGAAGGCCTCGAAGCCGTCGACGACGGGAAACCCCCGGGTGACCAGGGTGAAGCACTGCAACTTCATCCCCGCCTCGAACAGCCGGGGAAAGTCCACGTGCCCCTCGTCGGAGCGCGCGCACAGGTCCCGGTTCCACATCAGGGAGTCCGCATGCGAATCCGCGATGCACCAGCGCCGATGGAGTTCGAGCACGTCCCGGGAGGTCGGAGGCATGGCCGCAGTGTCCGCCGTCCCGGGTCCCCGCTCAAGAAACACCACGGCCCCCGCCCGGAGGCGGAGGCCGTGTCACCCTTCATCGCGTGAGGGGTGTTACTTCACCATGTCGTTGTGCTGGGCGCTCGTCTTGGTCACCTCGACGCTGCGGAGCATCCGCACACCATTCTGGTCCAGCTGGTACGAGGCACGCACCTCGTCACCGGCCTTCAGGCTCGACAGGGACATGGCCTGCTTGTCATGCATCACCTGCACCTGCGGATCCGCCTTGAAGCTCATCACGCGGTTGTCCTGGTTGGGGATGATGAGCGTGATGTCACTGCTGGAGGCGGACTTGATGGTGCCCTTCACCTCCTCCGTCTTGGCGGCCACCATGCCGCTGCCGCCCGTGGCCTCGCGCTGCTCGTCGATGCGCTTGTTCTCCGCCTCGGCCAGGTCACGCTGCTCGTCGATCAGATCCTGACGGGCCTCGTTCACGTCCTCCTGACCCTCCTGGCGCGCCTCGGCCACTTCCTGCGAGGTGTCCTGGCGGGCCTCGGCCACGTCCTGGTTCATCTGCTGCTGTTCCTGCGCCACGTCGCGCTGCGCCTCGGCCACACTCTCCCGCTGGCGCTCCACGTTGCTCTTGCAACCCGCCGCCAGACCCAGACTCGCGACCGCCATCGCCGCCACCATGAGCTTACGCATTGTGTTGCTCCTCTCGGTTGAGTTCGACATCCAGAGTTGAGCGCGGGGCCAGTCCCCGCGTGTGGCAGGAAACTGTGAGCCGGGCACCTGGATGAACAGACTTGCGAGATGAAGCGGACGTGCGCAGGGGTGCTTCCGCCCTGGAGCGCTCGCCTGGCTGCCTGCTCGAAAAGCCCCTCGGGGCCCTCGGAAGACACGGCTGGGACGGTGACTACCTGCCGCTGTCGGGAGCGCCCCCATCAGGAGTTCCGCTGTCCGGCGTGCCGCCGTCGACCGGGTTCGCGACGTCGTCGCAGAAGGGCGCGCCACCCCGGGCCCAACGGTCGAGGATCGCCCGTTGTTCCTCGGTGGGCTGGACGTCGTAGTACGAGGGCGGCATGGAAGGCAGCTCGAAGGCGCGCGCCTGGATGCGCGAGGCCCTGTCCTTGGCCCCGGCTACCGCGCCCACGGTCTCGTACCGGTCGAGCCGGAAGTCCGTCTTGCCGCTGCCATCCGTCACCTCGCCATGGCACGAGTCCACACAGCTCGCGGCGAGAATGGGCTGGACGTCCTTGCACCAGGTGGGCACGGGCCCGTCCTCGGTGGGAGTGACCCCGGGCGGCTGGAGCAGTTCGCAGGTGCGTCCCTCGCCCGGACGGGCCGCGACACAGCTATGCGAGGAAGGACAGTCCGCCGCGGCGGCGCAGGACTTGCCCGTGAAATCGGGCGCGTCGATGGTGCAGCCCGTGGTCAGGGCGGCGCACAGGCCCAGGAGACTCGAGAGGACGCGATTCATGGAGGGAATCCTCACGGCGTGCCGCCGTCGTCGGAGCACTCCGGTGTCCCGGCGGCGATCCAACGGAGGACGAGGCTTTGTTCCGCCGCCGAGAAGTACGGGGGCGCGGGAGGCATGCTCCGCTGGTCCACGCCCCGGAACTTGATGCGATCGGCCTTGTCCTTGGCTCCGGCCACCGCGCCGACGGTTTCATACCGGTCGAGCCGGAAGTCCGTCTTGCCGCTGCCCGTCGTCACCTCGCCATGGCACGAGGACACGCAGTTCTTGGCCATCAGGGGCTGGATGTCATCGCACCAGGTGGGCGCGGGCCCGGCGTCGGGGGTGCCCGCGTCGGAGTTGCCCGCGGAGGTGTCCGGCGGGGGGTAGATCAGCTCGCAGACGCCCGCCTCCGCGGAGACCGTGACACAGCGGTGGGTCGACGGACAGTCGGTGTTGACCGCGCAGGGGCTGGCCGTCCCGCCAGTCTCGGCGACGAGGCACCCGGCCCCGCCCAGGACGGCGGAGACGAGCACCCAGGGTTTCAGAGCGACGCGCATGGTGGGGGGAGTCTCAGAAGTGGAAGGTGAGGCTGGCCTTCTCGGCCGCCGGTTCGGGCAACAGCTCCAGCACGATCCCATAGAGGAGCGTCGCCCCGGCCACGCCATAGAGCACGTTCGCGGTGGCGGCGTTGGCGCGGGCCCGGTCGAACGCCACGCTGGACGCGCTCGCCGAGGACAGGCTCCGGGCGCGCGTCGACTCCTCCCGCGCGAGGAGCCCGAATCCCGCCCCTCCGAGGAACAACAACCCCCCCGCGACGAAGGCATAGCGGTGGCCATACAGGCCGGAGGGAGCCCGCGCCGGGGCATCCGTGGTGGCGGAGGGCTCGGCGGCGGCGGCCGGCAGCCCCAGCGAGAGCACCAGGGAGGCGGCCAGGAGCCTGCTTCGGAAGGGAGACATGGCGCGCGAGTATAGCCAAGGCGGGACGAAAGGAAGGGGCCCGGCTGCGCGTTGACAGCCGAGGACCGCGCCTGTAGGTCGGGACGCCCAAGCAACCAGGAGCACACCGAGCCGTGACGATCTGGGTCAACGGACAAGCCCGCGAGGTCCCCGAGGGGATGACCCTGGCGGCGCTGCTCGCCTCATTGGAGGTGGGTGGCCCGGGGGTGGCGGTGGAAGTGAACGCGGAGGTGGTGCGCCGGGCGCGCCACGCCGAGCACGCGCTGTCGCCTCAGGACCGCGTGGAGATCGTCACCTTCGTCGGTGGCGGGTAAGGAACCAAGGCCATGAGCATTCAGGACAAGCCCCTCGTCATCGCGGGGGTCACCTTCCAGTCGCGCCTCATCGTGGGCACCGGCAAGTACCCGAGCCACGAGGTGATGAAGCAGTGCCACGAGGCCTCGGGCTCGGAGATGGTGACGGTGGCGGTGCGCCGGTTGGACCTCGCCGCCAAGGGCGAGGCGTCGTTGATGAACTGGATCGACCGCTCGCGCATGCGGCTGCTGCCCAACACGGCGCTCTGCTACACGGCGGAGGACGCCATCCGCACGTGCCGGCTCGCCGAGGAGCTGGGCATGAGCAAGTGGGTGAAGCTCGAGGTGCTCGGCGACGAGAAGACGCTCTACCCGGACGTGGAGGAGACCGTGAAGGCGGCGCGCGTCCTGGTGAAGGAGGGCTTCACGGTGCTGCCCTATACGTCGGATGACCCCATCACCGCGCGCAAGCTGGAGGACGCGGGGTGCGCGGCGGTGATGCCGCTGGGGGCACCCATCGGCTCGGGACTGGGCATCCGCAACCCGCACAACATTCGCCTCATCCGCGAGGTGGTGAAGGTGCCGGTCATCGTGGACGCGGGCGTGGGCTCGGCGTCGGACGCGGCCATCGCCATGGAGCTGGGCGTGGACGCGGTGCTGATGAACACGGCCATCGCGGGCGCGAAGGATCCGGTGCGCATGGCGCGGGCGATGAAGCTCGCCGTGGAGGCGGGACGCGAGTCCTTCCTGGCCGGCCGGATTCCGCGCAAGGCGTACGCCTCGGCATCGAGCCCCCTCGAGGGGCTGGTCGAGTAGTGATTCCGCGACTGGTGGTCATCACCGACTGGCGCCTGCCCCGGGAGCGGCTGTTGACCGCGCTGGAGCGGGCGCTGGAGGTGGGACCCGAGGTCGCGGTGCAGCACCGTCACCCCGAGGCCCCGGTGCGCCAGTTCCTGGAGGAGGCCCGGGTGCTCGCCGGGCTGTGCCGGGCCCGGGGCAACTCCCTGTTCATCAATGGCCGGCTGGACGTGGCGCTGCTCGTGGGAGCGCACCTGCACCTGCCCGCGGGGGGCCTGACGCCCGGGGACGTACGGCCGCACCTGCCCGAGGGACGGCTCGTGAGCGTGGCCGTGCACGACGAAGCGGAGGCTCGGGCGGCCTGGGGCGCGGACCTGGCGCTGGTGAGCCCGGTTTTTTCACCGGGCTCCAAGCCAGGAGACACCCGGCCCACGCTCGGTCCCGAGGGATTCCAGAAGCTGGCGGCACTCCTGCCCTGCCCCGCCCTGGCGCTCGGAGGGATTACGCCCGAGAGCGCGTCCCGGCTTCACGGAGCCAGGGGTTTCGCGGTCATTTCGGCGGTGCTGGAGGCGGAAGACCCCGCTGCTGCGGCGAGAACCTTGAGCCACATCCAAGGATGAACCACTGATCAGAAGAGCAATGACTTCCACTCCAATGGGACATCCCACCGCTGGAGGTAGTCCGCCCGATCTTCAGCGCTGAGTCGTTGCCAGAATGGATCCCAGGCATGGCGCATCCAATATTCGCCATTGCCCTGCCGCCACCCTGATGTGACGGGGCTGTATCCAGGAAACGCCCGCCAGGGAGGCGGCACCTCTCCGATCTGATTGAGCCTTTTCGTTTCAGCGAGAAAGACCTCGTTCAATCCTATCAACGAAACATGGAGCACAAACTCACTCCAGGACTTGGATAGAACAAGTAATCGAGCTTCGGTTCCACTCCCATGTTCATCGCAGTGCGGAATCCGTTCAACGGACGTGTCTTTACGAAAAAACCCAAACAACCCTATATCCCCACGAGAGGAAAGAAATCTCGTGGCCGGAACCGAACAAACACAACACACCGAAGGAAATGACAACAAATGGCGCGTACGCCATTTCTCCAGCCCAGACAGGTCGAGGAAGAAATCGACCTGTCTCAACGTAGGATAACCCAAATAGGCGAGACTATCGCTCGCATTGAGAGAAACATCCACGGGATGGGCGGCCTTCTTCATCCCGAAAACACGCCGAATCGTTCTTCGCGGATACATGGCTTTCGTGGCTGATTCGTTAGTTTTCATCAATAAAATCAGCCAACCAATCCGCACCCAGATAGCCCGCTGTTCCGAAAATCAAAGCTCCCCCGACGCCGAAGAGGATGGCACCAGGGCCTGTCTCAATGCCGACCAAGGTCCCCGCTCCGAAGCCAATTTTCGAACCAGCGACCGCGGCAGCCCAGCCACCGACTTGCCGGACTCCTTCAGCCGTGATTGGTTTGATAGACTTCCGGTCGATAGACTTCGCGGTGGCCTTGCTCACATCGTACACCGTGAAGGCCATTCCGACGACCTGAACGGCACGCGCACTGCGTGTCAGCAACATCGCGTTCGAGGACTTGACCGCCGAAGCAGGTACGGCGCCCTCTATCAGAACCTCGCCTTCGATAGCTCTGATGACATCCTTCAGCTTATCGACTCGTGGCTTGAGACTGGGATCGTTCTTCACCAATTGATCAAGGTCAGCACAAATCGCCTCCGTGGAGTGGATCTTCGCCCCTGCCGCTTGCGCCTTGTTGACATCGATATAGACAGGACGTCCCTTGATGTTGGGTGCACCACCAGGCCGTGTGCTCGCCGAAAGATACCTGCTTTGATTTTGGCCTAACGCATGCTGACCCAGCGAGTATGGAGCCAACGGATTGGGTGGCTTCATTCCGAATATCTCTGGATGAGACAACATATACTGCGCTTGGCTTGCTCCAGGAAACTCCAACACCTTTCGAACAACTTTCGCCGAAGGCAAAACCTCGTCCGCCAAGACAAAGAAGAACGCACGCCAGGGATTACCATCGATGAAATCATTCCCAGGGATTTGTCGGCTTGAACTGCCTTGGCCTACGGTCTCAATCGCTGGAACGATGACCTTGTCGCCGAGCATCAACCATCCGTGACGGGGATGCCCAGCGGGGAAACGATTCATGATGTGGGTGTTGCGCTGTTGCAGTGAATCCAGCGGGACTCGGTAATGCTGGGCAATGAGCCACAAGGAACTCAAGCCATCTCTGTCATTGACCGTATGTGGATTGGGCATGGCTCCCCCCATCAAGGATTCACTGCTTCGCTCTCACGCCAGGGCGTGGAACACCTTCTGCACGTCTTCGTCCTGCTCGAGCGCGTCCACGACCTCGAGGACTTCCTGGGCCTTGTCCTCGGGCAGTTCCACCGGGTTGAGCGCGATGTACTCGGACTCCGAGGACAACACCGCCAATCCCCGCTCCTCCAGCACGTGCTGCATCCGGCCGAAGTCGTTGAAGGCACAGCGGATGATGAGTTGCTTCTCGCCCTTCTCTCCCGTCCCCTCGCCCATCTCCTCCAGCCCGTGGTCGATGAGGTCCAGTTCCAGCGCCTCTTGATCGATCCCCTCGGGGTTCAGGCGGAACACGCCCATGTGCTTGAACAGGAAGCCCACGCTGCCCGTGTTCCCCATGTTCCCGCCGCCGTCCTTGAAGTGCATGCGGACGTTGGCCACGGTGCGCACCACGTTGTCCGTGGCCGTCTCCACCATGATGGGGATGCCGTGGGGGCCGTAGCCCTCGTAGATCACCACGTCGTAGCTCTTGGTGTCCTGGCCGCTCGCGCGCTTGATGGCCGCCTCGACCTTGTCCTTCGGCATGTTGCCGGCGCGCGCGTTCTGCAACGCCCGGCGCAGGGCCGGGTTGCTGTCCGGGCTGGTTCCGCCGGCCTTCACCGCGATGGCGATGTCCTTGCTGATCCGCGTGAACAGCTTCGCCATCTTGTTCCAGCGGGCGAACATCGTCGTCTTGCGAGTCTCGAAAATGCGTCCCATGGCGGCGAAGAATGCCGCGCCCTCTCGCCAAGGGCCAGCGAGTATGCTCTCCCGCCGTGAGCCTCCCCCCTTCGGACCTGCGGCCCCTGGCGCTCGGCGAAATCGTCGACCGCGCGGCCACCTTCTGGCGCCAGCACTTCCGCCCCCTCCTCATCCTCAGCATGGGCTTCAACCTGCTGACCTACATCCTCAGCAAGGTCCTCCAACTGACACTCCAGGGCAGTCCCCTGATCCAGGCCTCCCAGGGCGGCGGGGGAGACCTGGCCGAGCTGGGTGCCGCCGTCTTCCGGCTCATGCTCACCATGGGCGGGGTGCTGCTCGGCTCGCTCTGGCTCTACTACCTGAACACGCTCGTGGTGGCCCGGTACGTGGTGCCCACCCAGCTCGGTGACACGGTGCGGCTGGGGGACTGTGTCCAGCGGGCCTTGAAGCGTCTGGGCACGTTCACCGGGGCGTACCTGTTGTCGCTCGGCTGGGGGGTGGGCACGCTCCTGCTCCTGTCCGTGCCGGGCGGTCTGCTCGTGGGCGTGGGCGCGCTGCTGGTGGCCCGGCCAGATGGAGCCTCGCTCCGGATCGTGGGCCTATCCCTGATCGCCATCGGGTCCATCCTCCTGGGCCTCGGCATGCTCGGCGCGCTGCTGTGGTACCTGCTGCGCTTCTGCCTGCTCGGGTCGGTGGTCGCCATGGAGGACGCCTCGGCGTGGCGGTCCTTCCGGCGCTCGGGGGCGTTGCTCTCGGGCCGGGTGGAGCCGGGCTTCACCGGCCGCGTGCCCGTGCGCGCCATGATCCTCGTCACCGTGGTGTCCATCATCCTGATCGCCGTGAGCATCCTGTGTGGCCTGCCCGCGCTGATCCTCCAGTTGATCTACCGCAACCCCGACAACCCGGCCGTCTCGCTCGCGCCCCAGTCCCTCCTTATCCCCGCCGAGCTGCTTCAAGTGATGGGGCAGGCCGTGTTCAACCCCCTGGGCCTCGTCGTGTACGCGACGCTCTACCTGGACATGCGCGTGCGCCGCGAGGGGTTGGATCTGGAGCGCCGTCTGGACGCGGCCTCATGATGGTGTCCGGCCTCGCGTTGCTGTGGCTCACCACCGCCCTGCCCTGCCAGGACGCCGCGAGCGAGTTGCAGCGGCTCTCGGAAGTGGCCGCGCGGGATCCGGAGGCCCTGGAGGCCGCCCTCGCGGAGACGGCGACGCGATGGGAGGGGCTGCCTCTCGGGAATCTGGAGACGGCGCGCCAGCGCATCCACGGCGTCTGTGCCTCGCTCGACGCGGCTCCCGACGCGACAACGCCCCCACGCGCCACCGACCGCGCCCGGCTCGAGGACATCCTCTCGCGGCCCGAGTTCGCCCACGCCCGGCAACGGCAGGGCGATGTGCTCGATCGGCTCCTGCGGTGGGTGAAGGACTGGCTCGAGGAACTGCTACAAACGAGAGGCGCGCAGAGCTTCGCGACGAGCACGCGACTGATCGTGCTGGTGTTGGGCTTCGCGGTGGTGCTCCTGGTGCTGTCGCGCCTGCGCCACTGGAAGCGCTCGCCCACGCGGCGGCGGGAGCCCGCGGAGGCGGGACGGACGGAGGAAAAGCTCGATTCGCCCGGGGAGCACCTGGCGCGCGCGCGCGCGGCCCTGGCGGCCCAACCGCGCACGGCCATCCGCGAGGGACTGCTCGCCCTGCTGTCCTCGCTGGAGTCCCGGCGGTTCGCGAGACCGGATCGCGTGCGGACGAACCGCGAGCTGGTGGAGGAGCTGCCCGAGCGGGGCGCTCCCGCGCAGCTCACGGGCGAGGTGGAGCGGTTGGTGCGCTGGTACGACCGGGCCTTCTATTCGCTCGAGCCCGTGCCCGAGTCGGAAGCGGCGCGCTTCGTGAATGAGGTGGAGCGGCTGCACCAGGGGCTCGCGGGAGGCGCGGCATGAAGAACGCGCGGCTGGTGGCCCTCTACGCCGTGCTGGTGACGGTGGCGCTCGCGCTGGGGCTCGCGGCGAATCAAGGCCAGCCCCCCTCCTCGCTGCCGTCGGTGGACAACCCGGGCCCCCTGGGCCTGCGCGCGCTGTACCTGTACCTCCAGGAATCGGGCGCGCCGGTGTCCGAGCTTCGCGAGTCCTTCGACGCCCAGGCGCTCTCCAGTGGCGCGCGGACGGTGGTGATGGCCGCGCCCCAATCGAGGCCCGTGACGGACGAGGAGGCCAAGGCGCTGCGGACCTGGGTGTCCCAGGGCGGCACGCTCGTCTACCTCGCGTCGCGAGAGGCCCGCTCCCGGCCCCGGGCCCTGGACGACTGGCTCCAGTTGTCGGACGGGCCGGTGCTCCCCTCGAGCGCCGACGGGCTGCCGCCCGGGGAGAAGGATCTCACGGGAACGACGGTGCGCGTCTGGGGCCGGGTGGGCACGGCTCGGGAGCTGGAACGGCTGCGCGTGGCGCTGGATCGCGGGCTCGTGGTGGGACGGAGCGATGCGGTACCGCTCGCGGGGGCCCAGGGCATCGCGGTGGTGTGGCGGGTGCCCGAGGGCAAGGGCGAGGTGTACGTGCTGGCGGGCACCGACCTGGGAGAGAACCGGCGGATCGAAATGCTCGACAACCCGCGCTTCTGGGACGGACTGGCCGCGCGCGGGCCGCTCGCCTTCGACGAGTTCCACCACGGAGTGGCACCCACGCGAGAGCCGCCCTCGGCCCGGGCCTTGTGGATCTTCGTGGCGCAGGCCCTGGTGGTGGGCCTCTTCTACGTGGCGTCCCGGGGGACGCGCTTCGGCCCGCCCCGGCCCCTGCTGGTGGAGAAGCACCGCTCGTCGCTCGAGTACGTGCGCTCCCTGGGGTGGCTCGCCCGGCGCGCGAAGGTGGAGCGGGAGTTGGTGGAGGAATTGGCGCGCCAGACGCGGCGGTGCATGCACGAGCGGCTGGGCATCTCCCCCGCCCTGCCCGAGGACGAGGCCGCGCGGCTCCTGGAGCGCTCGAGTGGTCTGCCCGCGGCGGACTATCTGGCCTCGCGGGAAGACCTGGTGCGAACCCTGGAGCAGCGCCACATCCGCCCCGGAGACTACGCGCGGCTGGTGCGCCAGCACGCGCGCATCGAGGCGGTGATCACGGGCCGGATGGAGCGTCCCGGCCCGCGCGACGCCTAGTTCTTGGCCTCGGCCTCGAACAGGCCCGCGGCCCGCTGCAACCGGAGCGCGGCGAGCGACGTCTGCAGCCGCTCGGAGATGGCGCTCACCTCGGCGCTCGTGAGCGCGGAGTTGGAGTCCGCCACCTCCAGGTACGTGCCCACGCCCGCCTTGAAGCTGATCTCCGTGAGGCGCTGCGTCTCGCGGGCGAGGGCCAGGGCCTCCTCGGCCTTGGCCAGGTTGGAGCGCGCGTTGTCGTAGTCCAGCCGCGCGGTGGCGACCTCCTGCGACACCTTGGTCTCCACCTGTTTCTGCTGGGCGGAGGCCTCGGCCACGCGGGCGGACTCCTCGCGCAGGCTCACCTCGCGCAGGCCTCCGTCCCAGAGCGTCCACGAGCCGTTGAGCGTCAGCGTCCAGGTGCTCGCCTGTCCCGCGAAGCCCGCGGCGTTGGTCGTCCGGTAGACGCCAGCGAAGTTCACCGACGGCGCGTAGGAGAACCACACGCCCTGCCGGCGTCCCACCGCGAGATCCAGGTTGCGGCGCGCGGCGAGCACGTCCGGACGCGAGTCCTGCGCCTTGCGGGCGAGGTCCTCGTCCTTGGCGGGCACCTCGGGCACGGGGGGCAGTTGCAGGGTGAAATCCACCGAGTCGCGCTGCAGCAGCGTGGCGAGCGCGAGCCGGGCCGAGTCATACGAGTTGCGCGCACGCACCAGGTCCTGCTCGGCGCGGGTGCGGTCCAACTGCGCGCGCAGCAGGGCCACGCGGGTGACGGTGCCCGCGTCGAAGCGCAACTGGGTGTCCTTCTCGCGCGCCTGGTTGACCTCCAGGAGGAACTGCGTGGCGCGGATGGCCTCCTGGAGCGACGCGGCGCTGAAATAGGCCTGGGCCACGCCGAAGAGCACTTCCCGGCGGGTGTACTCCGTGTTGAGCGTGGCCACTTCCTGGGAGATGCCCGCGTTGCGGATGGCCGGCCACAGCGACGGGGCGATGATGGCCTGACGCACTTCGGCCTGGGCCGCGAGCGAGTTGTACGGCTGGATGACCACTTCCGGGCCTCCGCCGGGCAACGCCAGCACGGCCTCCGCCGAGTTGCGGGTGTAGCTGCCGCCGATGGCCACGGTGGGCAGGTACGCGGCCCACGCGCGGCGGGACAGCAACAGCGACTGGTCCAACCGCGCCCGGGCCACCTTGAGGTCCAGGTTCGTGCGACGCGCCTCCTCCAGCGCGTCTTGAAGCGTGAGCACCGGCGACGCGGCGCTCACGGACAGCGTTACTGCGAGCAGGGCGATCATGCCGCCTCCTTGTCATGCGCCGGGCGCAGCTCGGTGAGCGTGTCACCGCCGTAGGCCCGGGCCACCTCGGCCTCACCCGTCTCCTCGGGCGAGCGCTTGGAGCCAAACTTGCGCTTGAACCACGCCGACGCGTCATCGAGCAAGGAATACGCCACGGGCGTCACCAGCAGCGTGAGCGCCAGCGACAGCGTCTGGCCACCCACCACCACGCCGGCGGTGGCCTGGTTGAAGCTCGCGCCGACACCCTTGGAGAACAGCAGCGGAATCATGCCGGCCACGAAGGACAGCGTGGTCATCAGGATGGGCCGCAACCGGTCCTTGCTTCCGTGGATGATGGCCTCGAGCCGTGGCTGGCCCTCGGCGCGCAACTGGTTGGTGTGATCGATCTGGAGGATGGAGTTCTTCTTCACCACGCCGAAGAGCACCAGCAGACCCAGCATCGAGTACATGTCCAGCTGCTGCTTGAAGATGAGCACGGAGATGAGCGCGAAGGGCACCGTGAGCGGCAGGGACAGGAGGATGGTGACGGGGTGGATCCACGAGCCGAACTGGGCGGCGAGGATGAGGTACATGAAGACGAAGGCCATGGCGAAGGCCACGCCGAAGTTCGCCGCCGTCCGGCCCACCTCGCGAGAGATACCCGCCGGGGCGATCGTGTAGCCGGAGGGCAGCTTCGTCTCGGAGATCATCTTGTTGAACTGCTCCATCACCTGGCCCGAGCTCACCCCGGGCGCCGTGTTGGCGCTCAGGACGATCTGCCGCTGACGGTTCATGCGGTTGATCTGCGAGGGGCCATCCTCGTGCTTGAGCGTCACCACGTCGGACAGCGGCACGGAGCCCAGACGCGCGGAAGGCACGGTGAGCTGACCGATGTCCTCCATGCTGGCGCGCGTGGAGGGCTCGGCGCGCAGCCGCACGTCGTACAGGTTGCCATTCTCCGCGTAGTTGGACACCTCGATGCCACCCACCACCAGTTGCAGCGTGGAGGCCACATCGGG from Melittangium boletus DSM 14713 includes the following:
- a CDS encoding DUF4350 domain-containing protein, coding for MKNARLVALYAVLVTVALALGLAANQGQPPSSLPSVDNPGPLGLRALYLYLQESGAPVSELRESFDAQALSSGARTVVMAAPQSRPVTDEEAKALRTWVSQGGTLVYLASREARSRPRALDDWLQLSDGPVLPSSADGLPPGEKDLTGTTVRVWGRVGTARELERLRVALDRGLVVGRSDAVPLAGAQGIAVVWRVPEGKGEVYVLAGTDLGENRRIEMLDNPRFWDGLAARGPLAFDEFHHGVAPTREPPSARALWIFVAQALVVGLFYVASRGTRFGPPRPLLVEKHRSSLEYVRSLGWLARRAKVERELVEELARQTRRCMHERLGISPALPEDEAARLLERSSGLPAADYLASREDLVRTLEQRHIRPGDYARLVRQHARIEAVITGRMERPGPRDA
- a CDS encoding TolC family protein; the protein is MIALLAVTLSVSAASPVLTLQDALEEARRTNLDLKVARARLDQSLLLSRRAWAAYLPTVAIGGSYTRNSAEAVLALPGGGPEVVIQPYNSLAAQAEVRQAIIAPSLWPAIRNAGISQEVATLNTEYTRREVLFGVAQAYFSAASLQEAIRATQFLLEVNQAREKDTQLRFDAGTVTRVALLRAQLDRTRAEQDLVRARNSYDSARLALATLLQRDSVDFTLQLPPVPEVPAKDEDLARKAQDSRPDVLAARRNLDLAVGRRQGVWFSYAPSVNFAGVYRTTNAAGFAGQASTWTLTLNGSWTLWDGGLREVSLREESARVAEASAQQKQVETKVSQEVATARLDYDNARSNLAKAEEALALARETQRLTEISFKAGVGTYLEVADSNSALTSAEVSAISERLQTSLAALRLQRAAGLFEAEAKN
- a CDS encoding DUF4129 domain-containing protein → MMVSGLALLWLTTALPCQDAASELQRLSEVAARDPEALEAALAETATRWEGLPLGNLETARQRIHGVCASLDAAPDATTPPRATDRARLEDILSRPEFAHARQRQGDVLDRLLRWVKDWLEELLQTRGAQSFATSTRLIVLVLGFAVVLLVLSRLRHWKRSPTRRREPAEAGRTEEKLDSPGEHLARARAALAAQPRTAIREGLLALLSSLESRRFARPDRVRTNRELVEELPERGAPAQLTGEVERLVRWYDRAFYSLEPVPESEAARFVNEVERLHQGLAGGAA